AGCGAAGGCGACCCACGAAGTGGGGAGCGGAGCAAGACCTCCGGGCTTGCGACTCAGCGCCGTTAGGCGCATCTGCGAAATCTCGCGTTTTCCTTTTTCATCCTGCCCACTCATCACTAACTCACCTACAATGGCAAGCGACGAAAAGCAAATGCGACGAGCGAAGGCGACCCACGAAGTGGGGAGCGGAGCAAGACCTCCGGGCTTGCGACTCTGTGTCGTTAGGCGCATCTGCGAAATCTCGCGTTCTCTTTTCCCAATCTGCCCACTCACCACTCACTCACCTACAATGTCCTGAAAATCACACCACATTTTTCGGTGGAATTCCATCTATTCTGTGTATACCGGAGTTACCCCAAGAAAAACCAAAATCAGAGTATTTTTATTCAGATAAATTTTGATCATGCGGGTAAGGGACTATTCGGACTTTTGGAGCAACGCCCGCCTCCGGGAAACTCTCTTAACGTATGAATACCCATAGTATAGGGAATTCGTATGGCTATTGAAAATGGCAACTATATTAAACTCAGCTACACCGGTTCCGTAAACGGTGCTCCGTTTGATACAACGGATGCTGAAGAAGCAAAGAAGGCAGGAATCTTCCGCGAGAATGCAATGTACGGCCCGGTTGTAGTAAAGGTCGGTGCAGGCCATGTCCTTCCGGGCGTGGACGAAGATCTCGCCGGAAAAGAGATCGGCCAGGAATACACGGTTGTAGTTCCGGCAGAAAAAGCATTCGGCGAGCACAAAAAGGATGAACTCAAAGCTGTGGACAAAAAAGCACTGCCGCAGAAGGTCTCGATGCTTGACCGCGTAACAGTGGAAGGACGTGAAGGCGTAGTAGTAAACAAGATCGGCAGCCGCTATCTGGTAGACTTCAACCACCCGCTCGCAGGCCAGGAAGTCACCTATGTCTACAAAATCGAAGCAATGGTCGAAGACCCGGTCGAAAAACTTGCAGGAACCATCCGCCTCTTTACCGGCCGCGAAATGAAGGTCAGCAACGCACACAAGAACTTTATCTCCGTTGAAGTTCCGCCGATGATGGCAATGTACAACCAGAACTGGATGATGACCGAATACATGATCACCCAGGAAGCCTTCGGCCTGTTCCCGGAGATCGAATCGGTCAAATTCGTTGAGACCTTCCCCCGCCCGAATCTCAAGGTCGATGAACCGGCCGAAGAGAAGAAGGAAGAATAATACTCATATACCCGCCGGACACCCGGCACATCTTTTCTTTTCCCTTGAAATCTTTGCAGGGATTCCGGCATTCTCCTTATGACATATAAAAATATTGAGCGCGAATTAGGTTTTGTCAGACATATGCATTGGATTTGGAAAACAAACGAAAAATCTACGAATACATCGGACAAAACAGGAATGAATGAGAAATATGCGTGGTTGCAGGATCCCGGCAGAGGACTTTTCGGAATACCTAAACCTAATTTTGGCTCAAATCTATTATAAGCAGTAAACGAGAACAAACTTATTGGATGAAGAAAGGATTAACAGTGGTGCTTGTGATCTTCTGTGTGATCGCATTCTGTACGATTCCGGCGGCCGCATCAGCGAAAGATACAGAGAAGAAAACTGTTGACGTTGTTGTTTCTCCGTTCTATGACCCGATACCTGAAACAAAAGCCTCACTTACCGGCACGATTACCCAGGGAGAAACCAAAGTATACTCCTACCCCATGCCTGCGGGAAAAACAACACTCAAAGTCCGATTATCATGGAGCTCAACAACAAATAACCTCGGACTGACAATAATTAGTCCCCCGGGCGTCACCCATGGAGAATTTGATGACTATTACGAATCATCAACAGCAAACGGAATAATCCCGGTACAGTTCGACTCAAATAATGTGCCCAGTGGTGACTGGACCTTCTACATAAATGGAAAATCCGTAAACGGATCGCAATCATTTACCATTACAGCAACATATTCTTAACGGTAAAAATACATGAGATATATCGCACTAATTACTTTCCTGTTTTTACTGATTGTCTCCCCGATCATTACCGTATCTGCAAATGATCAGACTATGCATTACTACTCGTCACTGGATGACGTAACAGTACACCCGGCCCCGATTGAATTTAGCGGCGAAGGAGATTCATTTGTAATAAAAGAAGTAAACTGGAGAAACCCACTGAATGAACTACGATATATCCTCACACTCGGTTACACTCGAACATATGGCTTCCCTCCATTATTAGTCATTGAATGCCTCGCATTCTTAACAATTGTTCTCGGCGCCGGTGCCCTCACTCTTCTCACCACCCGCGGAAAACTGCCCGACGACCCAAAATCCCGCACAATGATTCTTTACAACACCATCAAAGAACATCCCGGCACAACACTATCCGAACTCCAGGAACTCACCGGTCACTCACGCGGATCCGTTTCCGTCAACCTTCACCGTCTGGACCTGAATGCAAAAATCCAGAAAAGTGTACGCAACGGCACGACCCGCTACTACATTGCCAGCATACCAGAAGATGAAATCAACGGATTCCTGCGCAAAGTCGCAACCCGGGAAAAACCGCAGAAAATCTTTGAAACCATCATCAGTACCCCCGGAATCTCCCAGAAAGAACTCCATGAAACAACAAAAATCCCCAAGACAACACTGCAATGGCATCTTGCACAACTCGCAAAATATGAAATAATCAAAAGTACGCGTGACAGAAACACCATTCACTACAGTGTAATTCCCGACTACATTCTCCTCTACAACCATATCCTTGAAGAAGGAAAACAGAACAAAAAAGAAACCGAAGGACAGAACCCGGAAAACAACCGCGACTTGTAACGAACATTTCCCGGCGTACCGCCAGAATTTGTTTATTGCCTGTAAATGATCGTCACTGCTCGAATTCCAGCCCACGATTCGCACGGCTCCGGCCGTTCGAATCGTGGAATGAACAAACACCTGCACATAATTATCCTGACACTACTGTTTTCCGTGGGAAGTCCCGGCGCTGCAGCAGACGACCCGAACCGTCAGTACTCCCCTCAGGACAACCTCTCTGTCTCCCCCTACTACGATGACAGAGAAGAACTTGCCGGCACAACACATATCCCGGCAACAACCCTTCAGTGACCCCTGACCCAGCTTGCAACGTACGAAGCAATCCAAAGCAGCCGCGAAAAAACACCATCCCCTACAAAGTCCTCCCCAAATACATCCGGCTTTACCACACCATCCCCCAAAAAACAGACCCTGCAAAAAAAGAAAACTTACTTCTTCAAAGGAGAATGGTGATGGGATGTCCCTTTGCAGTGACTGCACCCCCCATCCTTCCCCCCTGACTTGTGACAGCAGCCGCAGCAGGAACCCGCATCACACAGATTCTTTTTCACCATCCGCACAAACAGGATGACAATCACCACGGCTATCAGCACAAACAGTACCGTCCAGACAGGATCACCCGAATCCAAGAAGAACCCCTCCCTGATAGACAACACAGGAAACAATCCAGGCAACAACGCACATCAGCACAGCAGCCCCCGTGGCAAACTTCCAGGAAGTCTCCTGCTTAACCGTCAGCATCGCCGCAAGACAGGGCATATAGAGCAGTACGAACACCATCAGCGAATACGCCGACAGCGGAGTAAACACACTCGCCAGAGTACCGCCGAGCATCTCCTCGCCAACACCGAAGAGCGTCCCAAAGGAAGCCACAACCGTCTCCTTTGCCAGCAGACCCATAAGGACAGCAACCGCAGCCTCCGGAATACCCCAGCCGAGCGGCTCAAAGATCGGAGCAATAGCCGAACCAATCATACCAATGACAGACTCAGACGACCCGTACTCAACACCGTAGGGAAGAGTTGCAAGCAGCCAGATCAAAAGAACCGCCGGGAAAATGATAAGTCCCGCCTTTCTCAGGAACAGACCACCATGTTCAAGCGCATGAATAACCACACCTTTCACGGTCGGAATGCGGTAAGGAGGCATCTCAATCACAAAGGATGACGACTCGCCCTTCATCACCGTCTTCTGCAGAATAAGACCCACAATCAGTGCAACAAGAATACCCAGCAGATACAGCGAAAACATCACAAGACCCTGAACCTGCGGAGCAAAGAACGCACCGACCAGCAGAATAAACACCGGAAGCCGCGCAGAACAGGACATGTACGGCGTCATCAGAACCGTCAGTTTGCGTTCCCGTTCCGTCTCCAGCGTACGGGCAGCCATAACCGCCGGAACACTGCATCCGAACCCGAGAATCATCGGAATGAATGATTTTCCGTGCAGACCAATTTTGTGCATAATCCTGTCCATGATAACCGCAACACGTGCCAGATATCCGGAATCCTCAAGGATTGCCAGGAGCAGGAACAGAAGCAGAATGTTTGGCAGGAAAACCACTACCGACCCGACACCGCCGATCACCCCGTCACAGATAAACGACACAGCCCAGTCCGGCATGCCGGAACCAAGCGATTCGCTCACAAACGCAGCAGCATCGCCGAAGACCGTCTCAATCAGATCCATGAATGGGGTTGCAATCGTAAACACGATCTGAAACACCCCGTACATCACCAGAAGAAAGATCGGAAAACCCAGCCACTTGTTGGTAACAAACCGGTCAATACGCTCCGACTGATTCTTACCACCGGAATCTTTGTGGTAATGAACTGCATCGTGAAGGATACCTGCAATATATCCGTAACGCTGATCCGCAAAGATCTCCTGCGTTGATGTTCCAAACATCTCCGTCAGGTGTTTTCTGGTCGATTCAATCCGGGACTTTGCCGCAGCCGGCATATCCTCTGACGCACCATGGATCAGACTCTGGATAATATCCCAGCGCGAATAATCCGGCAGTGCCTCCGTCAGTTCTGCAAGATGTTTCTCCACCTCATCGCCGTAGTGCGGAGGATGCGTCGAAGGGCCAGCACCCCCGAGGATCTCCCGAATCAGCTGATCCTTACCGGTGTTGTCAATCGCCTCAATACGGACGACCGGAACACCCAGCATATCAGACAGTTTCTTGGTATCAATAATGACACCCTCGGAATCAGCATATCGGTTCAGATTCAGCGCCACAATCAGCGGAACACCCAGCTCGATTAACTGGAGCGTCAGGTACAGATTCCGCTCAAGATGGGCGGCATCAATAATATTCACCACCACATCCGGCTTTTCGGTGATCAGATACTCAACGGCAATCTCCTCTTCAAGGGACCTGCTGCTCAGACTGTACGTTCCCGGAAGATCCACAATCTCAAGCGTCGTACCATCATATGTTGCCTTACCGTCCTTTCGCTCAATGGCAACAGTCTTTCCCGGCCAGTTACCCACATGCTGGCGCATACCGGTTAAATTATTGAAAAGTGTTGTCTTACCGCAGTTTGGATTTCCGGCAAGAGCCACTACAACCCGCTTCTCACTCATGCAGCTAACTCCACCAGAATATTCTCTGCCTCATGACGACGGATAGCGAACTGACATCCGCGAACCGAAATGGTCATCGGATCCCCAAGCGGAGCAGCGCCGAGAATACGGATGCTGCTCCCTTTCGTCACGCCCAGTTCAAGAAGACGGGAGGTAATCCCGGTGTCAGGCAGGACCTCCGTAACGCGGACAGTGTGCCCGGCGGGAACTGCGGCAAGTGTCCAGACCCCGTCCTTCACCACAGAAATCTGTCCGGCTTCTGCTATTCTCATCGCGATCTGGCAACCGCGAATACGTACAAACATGGGATCCCCAAGAGGTGCTTTCCCAAGAACCGTCAGATGAGTTCCCCGGGTAACCCCCAGTTCAAGCAAACGTCTGGTAATCTCAGCTCCGTGACGGAGAGACACTACCGTTGCCTGAGACCCACAAGGAATACAGTCCAACGCAACTGATTGAGATGTCATTTGCATATACAAGTGTATCCTGTTAGGAGCGTATATCCTGCCCCCTAACAATGTTAGGATTGCCTGAACTTGCCGAAGATGTTTCGGATTATTTCAAAATATCCGAAAAATTTCTAAAGCAAACGCTCATAATCTCCCATGATAAATGATATACTACATGGATGCGATGCCGCAAACAACACACTGCAAACGCCTCACCATGAAAGAGGAGGATTACCTTGAGGCAATCCTCAACGTCTCACGGGAGAAAGGCTATGCGAAAACCCGGGATGTTGCAGACGAACTGGAGCTCTCACCTCCCTCGGTTGTGGAGATGTTTGCAAAACTCGATCGGAAAAAACTGGTTGTGTACCGCAAGTATGAAGGGGTAACACTTACGGACACCGGCAGAACCATAGCCGAGCAGATCAAGTACCGCCATGATGTACTGGTCGGATTTCTCCGGCTGATCGCAGTTCCGGAAGATATCGCAACCAAAGATGCCTGTTTTATGGAACATGAACTCAACGCCGAAACAATTCAGAAGATAAAACAGTTCGTGGAGTACGTAGACGTTTCAAAATCCGCACAGATCGAGTTAAAGCGGTTCATCGAATCCTGCAAATAACTCTTTTCCCTTTCCGGTCACTCACCGGGTCCAAACCGTTTCTCTGTGTACCGCTGCCAGAGCTTCCAGCAGACAACAGCAGCCGCAATCACCGCAAACACGGCGATAACTGCATACAACGGATTAGCAGCCCACAGTTCAAGGACCGCATGCATGCCAACCGCCATAGTCAGGGTTGCAAGAATACTGCCGGTGAGCACAATTGTAAGAAGAGTCTTCGGCGGGACGGAGAGCAGGCGTCCCACAATAGTAGTATTGATCGCACTCGAACCCATGAACGGGATGTACATAAACAGGAACAGACCGATAAGCGACAGACCTTTGATCCACAGATGCTTCTGGAGCACTTCGTTTGTTTTGGAGGTAAAGTAGCGGAGAATCCGTCCGATCAGGGGAATACGCAGCAGCAGATCAAAATTGTAGGCGATGATGATTGCAAGCACCATATCGCCGACAATAATACCTGCGGTAATCTGCCACCAGGGAATACCGAATGCCATTGCAAGAGGAATAATGCTTTCCTTCCCGAATCCGGGCATCATATACAGTCCCAGAAAACCGATGAACTCATAAAAAAGATTGAGCGGCATCGTCAAAAAGAAGAAACCAAGCATCCCGGCAAAAACAGCAAGGATTCCTCCTGTTGCAATGAGCCGGACGCGGAGGGGCGGCTGATAATAGGGGGATAGCGCATCTTCCGTCATGGGGTTTTTTGTATATTGGCATTCATGGAAGAATATCTTCCTCATCCGGATCACACAGAGACACAGGAGTATCCAAAGAGAACCGTTTTGTGTATCTCCGCCACACCAGAACAACAGAGATGATCACTGCGGCAAGCGCCAGAACCGCAAACACGGCAAACCAGGGATTGATCCTCCACAGTTCAATGACCGCAGCTGCACCGAATGCAACCGACAGCGTGGAAAGGATACTGCCGACGGTGACAATCCAGAACACGGTCCGGACCCGCATACCGAACAGTCTGCCGAGAATGGTGGTGTTGGTTGCGCCGGAACCCTGAAGAGGAATGTACATGAAGATCAGGAGACCCAGATGGGAAAGCTGTTCAATCCAGGGTTTCTTCTTGCGAACACTGTTTGCCCCGTCCATGAACCTGCGGATGAGACCGCCGACAAACGGAATCTTTTCCAGAAGATCGAAGTTCAGGGCGATGAGAATAGAACTCATCATGTCCATCAGAATAATACCAAAGCAGATGATCCAGATCGGATACCCAAGACCAAGAGCAATGGGAATAATAGACTCTTTCCCGAACGGCGGGACAAGATAGGCAAACAAGAGACCGATCAGCGTCAGATACTCCTGACTCGGCTGGCCGATGATACCGGTTGCCGGAGGGTACACAAACCACATGGCAAAGAGGAAAACACCATACACGGCAATGGGGCCGCCGAGAAAGAGGATGCGGCGGAGGATAAGCTTTGTCCATTCCTGTGCACTGCGTCCCTCTTCAGCCATAAATAATAGTTATATACATTGATCGGCGGCTATAAAGGATTACTGGAAACGGGCGTTGCACCTTTATTCCTGAGCATCCCGCGAAAAATTTTCAACTCTGATAAATACCGGTGCAGCGTATAGAAAACCATGGAGATCATCTGCAAACCCTATACCTCAGATGACAAAGCAGCAGTCACCGCTATCTGGAATGAAATTGTCCGCGATGCAAACGCATTTCCCCAGGAATTTCCCTTCACCAACGACGAGGGAGACGCATTTTTTCTCTCCCAGACGGCAACGGTGGTTGCATCGGTAAACGGAGAGATTGCGGGATTTTATATTCTGCATGACAATAATGCAGGCCGCTGTTCCCACACGGCAAACGCATCCTACGGTGTTGCCAAAAAGTTTCGCGGGTGCGGGGCGGGAAAGGTTCTCGTTTCCGACTCACTCATAAAAGCAAAAGAGTGCGGCTATAAGGGCCTGCAGTACAATGCAGTGGTCAAGTCCAACTATGGCGCAATCACACTCTACCTCAAACTCGGATTCAGTATCATCGGAACAATTCCGGGAGGTTACCGCAGAGCCGACGAAACGTTTGAAGATCTGCTGATCTTTCACAAAAGTCTGTGAGACGAACAAAACAGATTCAGCCAAATTTTTTTGAAAAAAATTTAGTTGGTGATGACGCGGGTGTTTCTGCCCATCAGTTTCCCGCAGTGAATTTTTCCCATCACCAGAATATTTTCGCCGTGCACCTCATCAGAGACGATCCCCGGACGAAGCAGAACATTTCCTTCCGAGCGGATAACCCGTACCCGTGCCCCGTCGCACACCGTCAGCTGATCAGTCCCGGCATTCAGTTCCCCTTCCACCAGACACCCGCGGGAGATAACCGCACCGTTACAGGTAACGTTCCCGCCAACCCGCGACCCGACACCCAGGGAAAGATGACCGGTCACCACAAGATCCTTCCAGAACTGGGTCTTGGGGGGTACAATGAAATCTCCGTCAATTTTAACCGAATCCTTAAAGTAGGATCCCGGTTCTGCCAAGTAGGTCGTGTCCTTTACGAAAACTTTCATTGATTACCCCTGTTACGTATAATAACCTTCTTTCTCACGGTATTAATATGTTGTCCATCACGTTTCTCACAGAGCCTGCGCAATGATGCCGTACCACAGTTCCATCACAAGAAACAGGAAGAGTGCCGCAAACATGCCGTATTTAATCAGGCTCGTGGACTTTGCCGCAATCAGTTCCGCCGGTGTTCTGCAGCGGACGGACTTTGCCGCAGCAGAAAGAATGAAGAGATCGATCACCGCAATCAGGACAAGATACACCGCACCCCAGCGGGAATACGGCAGAACACTTGCCGCAACCGCACAGAGGATGAGGAGAACCGCAAGGTATCCGCTCTTCTGTACGCCAAGAATCATCGGAAGTGTCGTTGCCCCGCCTGCCGCATCACCCTCGATATCCTCGGCTGCCTTGAGAATTTCACGGGCGAGTGTCCCAAAGAACGTGATCGCAAACAGCGGAAGGGTGACAGCAAACGACTCCGGACCCACGAGGACACCGCCGAAGAGAAACACACTGCCGGAGAGATAGGCAACCGAAAGGTTGCCGAACAGCGGCATCTTCTTCAGCTTCGCGGCATAGGCTACCAGCAGGAGGGAGTTAAACACAGCGATTGCAAGACACCAGAGGTTGGTGGCAAGACTTGCAAGAATTCCCAGGATGAACAGAATACCTGCCCACACCGCGGCACTTCCGGGTGTGACGGCACCGGACGGAATCGGCCTGTCCGGCCGGTTGATTTTATCAATATCCCGGTCAAAGTAGTCGTTGAGCACATTTCCCGCACCGCAGATGACGGTTACAATGAAGAACAGCAGAAACGCGGACAGCAGGTTCGTTCCCGATGCGATCAGATAGGCAATGACTGCGGTGATGCCGGAAACAACCGCGTTTGCCGGACGAATGATCGTAACATAGGGCGAAAGGCTCATCTTGAAACTATTATTTGGCTACAGGATGTAAAAAAGGGAGATGTCTCAGACCGCAGGGCTGAGATCATCCCCGCGGCGCAGGAACGGAATATAATACAGTTCATGACCGAGAATGGAGAAGGTGTACTCCAGTTCCTGCAGCGTTCCGGAGAGATCGATCTCATGCTTGAGGAACAGGAACTCGGCATCCTTCTCCGCAGTCCGGGAATTTTTCAGTGCAGGCATACGGGGGATTCTGCGGAAATCAGCAGCCTCGGCAGCTTTGGGGAAGTTGCGGGTAAACTCAAGATTCCATCCCGCAGTTTTTCTCGGGAGCAGGTCTGCGGCGCAGACATAGAACCGGCAGGCACCCCGCATCGGTTTTTTGGTAAGGCGCAGGAAACCGCCGACGGTATCTTCATGCGTCACATCGACCTCCGCATCGATTCCCCAGAACGGAAGATAGACAAGATCTTTGTCCTCGCGATCCGGTGCAAGAATGTGCGGCGAGACCTCGCCGACATCACTGTCCAGAAACTCCATTGTTTTTCCGCAGGAGGTGCAGAAGAGAACAAGGTCTGCCTCCTTTGCTTTGAGCGGGGAACCGCAGCTGCTGCATTTGAGATTTTTCACCATCATTGCCATGTTATCGTTCAATCTCCCGGACAGTCTTCTGTCCAAATCCTTTCAGTGAGAATGATATACCGCCGGTGAGTTTTCCTTCGGTGACCTCAGACCCGAACCGGAACACCCAGTATCCCGCAAGAACGAGAATGATGCCGATGACAAAACCGGCAAGACCGGCGAGCGCATATTCAGAGTCAGAGAACAGCACATACGCAATACCAAAACCGGCAAACAGACCACCGAACCCGGAGCCGAGACCCGCAGCAATTGCCTGATAGGTCTGATCGCCCGGTGCACGCCCGGAGACCGGACTGCCGGAGACGCCGTCTAAGACGACGAAGTAGTCACGTTCGCGGTACTGGTACCGGATAATCCAGTAGGGGTAGTAGAGGAGGGAGAACTCACGGGGGATACAGAATGTTTTGGAGAACGTGAGTGTTTCAATGCCGGAGGAAGCGCGCCGGTGTGCTTCCATTCGGATATCAGTATCGGCCTGGTCGTAGGCTTCATCCCGCGAGGAGGTGGTTTCAAAGACAGGAATGTCGCCTTCGGTATACGGCAGGAGTCTGCCGTTTGGTTCCGGCGGTGTGACGATACCAAGGTCGCCGGTCTGACAGGCAATGACGCTCCAGAGATACTCGGCATCAGAGCTGTCCTCATGATAGGTTGTCTGCGTGTGACCGTCTTTATCGGTGTGGGTGGAGTAACCGCAGGCAATTCCCTTACCGGTCCCGACCATGCGCCAGAAGGGGAGATACATCGGGAAGATCTCGGTGATAACAGCGGTTGCGGCAAGGTCGCGGGCTTTGGGAAATGCCCCGAACCATTTGCGGGCGGCACGCTCCGCATCGGGTTCAGTGACCTCCATTTTGTACATAAGGCGGGTAACGCCTGCATCATCGGCGGTGATGGCAAGGGCCGAACCGCAGTAGGGACAAAAGGCAAGTCTGCTTCCCTCGGTTATCTCAATGGTACCGCCGCAGCCGGGACAGGAAAGTCCGATAAGGAGATTTGGTGCACCGCTCATTCGCTGTCACCTCCTTCCGGCGTGCGGACGACGGCACGCCCGGTCAGCATGGCAAGGGCAGCTCCTGCAAAGACAAGGACATAGAAGAGCGGCGTTGTGATAAATCCGAGGATACCCCCAACAAATGCAAGGAGGAATCCGCCGCCGACAACAAGTGCATACGGGGCTGCGGATCGTCCGGGGAACCCGGAGGTGTGCACACGCCCGGACGTTCCCCCCATGACAGAGACGTAGTCGGCTCCCTGATACCGGTACCGGAACACGAAGAACGGCAGATAGAGGAGTGCCTGTTCTTTTGCGGTTCCGGGAAGGTCTGGAAGATAGGTCTCAACACTGATCTCAGGCGGGATAACTTCAGCACCCCGGGTGGAAACAGCGGAGTCAAACACCCGGAGGTCACCCGGCGGGATCACCTGACTCTGCAAACCGGGCAGCGTGGTTCCTTTGGCAGGTTTGATGATGGATTTCTCCTGACCACCGACAACGCGGCGGAAGAGGAAGACGGGGAAGTAAATCTTCTCAACAGAGGTTATCTCTGCTTCCCGTTCAAGATCTTTTGCAAGAGACGGGCCTGCACACCACCGGCGGAAGACGGCACGTGCCTTGTCTTCATCGAGGATGAAGGGCATGATGTAGTTGAAGATGACGCTGCTTCGATCAATGTAGATAACGGTTCCGCAGTTTTCACAGGTGGTGTACTGCTTTGCGTGTTCAGCAATGACCGGAGCACCGCACTGCGGACAACGGAGTTGCGACATGAGTATGAAGATAGTTAGGTGCTGATTGCGGGTTAATCTGTTGGTGTGCGGGGGAGATGGTATCTTTCCAAGGTCCCGGAGAGTGGGAGGGGATCTGTCCCCGGATATGCCGGGGGTATTACATAAGTATAAATTTCTGGAAAAAAGAGAAGAGTACATGACTCGCGGGAAACCCTCTGACTTTTTTTACCGTGTCCCGGTATTTTCTCCCGGCATTTTAACGGTATATACTGTGGGATTCCTGCTTTTTCTGCTTGGGATCGTGGTGACTCTCTCCGTTTTCGGGTATCCCGTTTCTCTAAACGGGGTGTACGGGCTGCTGGTGATTATGTTTTTCCTGCAGTTTCTTTCCGCAGGCAGTACTCCTCTCGGATATGTCCCCCGAAGCGTGCCGGTTCTGCTGATCGGGTTTGCCGGTACCGGTCTTGGGATTTTGTCCTGCTGTATTCCGGGATTTCTGGAGTGGGGGATCTGTCTGCTGATTGCGGTTCTGAGTATTACGGCGGGGGCGGTCAACATGTATTCGGGTTGTGTCCGTATCCGGTGGACGCGGCTGCTCCGGTTCAATTGCCTGCTCTGCGGGATGTTATCCGCGATGTTCGGGGTGAATATGCTCGTGCCGTTTGTGAGTCCGTTCTACGTCGGCATGATTCTTCTGC
The sequence above is a segment of the Methanocorpusculum vombati genome. Coding sequences within it:
- a CDS encoding geranylgeranylglycerol-phosphate geranylgeranyltransferase, encoding MSLSPYVTIIRPANAVVSGITAVIAYLIASGTNLLSAFLLFFIVTVICGAGNVLNDYFDRDIDKINRPDRPIPSGAVTPGSAAVWAGILFILGILASLATNLWCLAIAVFNSLLLVAYAAKLKKMPLFGNLSVAYLSGSVFLFGGVLVGPESFAVTLPLFAITFFGTLAREILKAAEDIEGDAAGGATTLPMILGVQKSGYLAVLLILCAVAASVLPYSRWGAVYLVLIAVIDLFILSAAAKSVRCRTPAELIAAKSTSLIKYGMFAALFLFLVMELWYGIIAQAL
- a CDS encoding zinc ribbon domain-containing protein; this translates as MSQLRCPQCGAPVIAEHAKQYTTCENCGTVIYIDRSSVIFNYIMPFILDEDKARAVFRRWCAGPSLAKDLEREAEITSVEKIYFPVFLFRRVVGGQEKSIIKPAKGTTLPGLQSQVIPPGDLRVFDSAVSTRGAEVIPPEISVETYLPDLPGTAKEQALLYLPFFVFRYRYQGADYVSVMGGTSGRVHTSGFPGRSAAPYALVVGGGFLLAFVGGILGFITTPLFYVLVFAGAALAMLTGRAVVRTPEGGDSE